The Sporocytophaga myxococcoides genome contains a region encoding:
- a CDS encoding ABC transporter ATP-binding protein, with the protein MMANTNILSEDKVKENILLRPVSIDIKNITVSFPTPKGEYIAVKDINLDIRKGEIISLIGHSGCGKSTLMSTISGMVKPSNGEVIVNGKKVTGAGPDRGIVFQNYSLLPWLTVYQNIYEAVDSCIQNISTDEKHLTVEKHLEMVNLTPHKDKLPKQLSGGMKQRVAIARAFAINPSVLLLDEPFGALDALTKGTMHVELLKLWNLDNRNKTIIMVTHDIEEAIFLSDRIVVLNNGPAATIKEIEIVDLPRPRNKKDIVNLPEYKTIRERLLNLLVDKFSIEDEGVKFEE; encoded by the coding sequence ATGATGGCTAATACAAATATACTTTCAGAAGATAAAGTAAAAGAGAATATTCTGCTTCGTCCTGTAAGCATTGATATAAAAAATATTACAGTAAGCTTCCCGACTCCCAAAGGGGAATACATAGCTGTAAAAGATATAAATCTTGACATCCGAAAAGGTGAAATTATCTCACTCATAGGTCATTCAGGTTGCGGAAAGTCCACTCTGATGAGCACTATAAGCGGAATGGTAAAGCCAAGTAATGGAGAAGTTATCGTTAATGGTAAAAAAGTAACCGGTGCAGGCCCTGACAGAGGAATAGTTTTCCAGAACTATTCTCTTTTACCCTGGCTTACCGTTTACCAAAATATATATGAAGCTGTTGATTCTTGTATACAAAATATTTCAACAGATGAAAAACACTTGACTGTTGAAAAACATCTTGAAATGGTAAACCTCACTCCTCATAAAGACAAGCTTCCCAAACAACTTTCAGGAGGAATGAAACAACGAGTAGCTATAGCAAGAGCATTTGCCATAAACCCAAGCGTCCTGCTCCTTGATGAGCCCTTTGGCGCTCTGGATGCACTAACCAAAGGAACTATGCACGTAGAGCTTTTAAAACTATGGAATCTGGACAACCGGAACAAAACTATTATAATGGTTACTCACGATATCGAAGAAGCGATCTTCTTGTCCGATAGAATTGTTGTTTTAAATAATGGACCGGCAGCAACTATTAAAGAAATTGAAATAGTTGATTTGCCAAGACCAAGAAACAAAAAAGATATCGTAAATTTACCTGAGTATAAAACCATTAGGGAACGACTCCTTAACTTGTTGGTAGATAAGTTTTCAATTGAAGATGAGGGAGTCAAATTTGAAGAATAG
- the ntrB gene encoding nitrate ABC transporter permease, whose product MDKSNQQLGIAALKVVTYRTGRFLYFLLGMSFMLIIWHISSLSTDGELPGPTQTFSVFYDLVSHPFFDHGPNDKGIGNQLLSSLERVTKGFIIGSLIAIPLGLIMGSSTIGMNLLNPMVQVLRPVSPLAWFPIGLVAFQSAQTSTVFVIIITSLWPTLINTAFGVSTIPQDHKNVAKAFGFSNFKYITKVLLPFTLPHIITGLRLSVGIAWMVIVAAEMLSGGVGIGFFVWDSWNALSLEKVFSAILIIGLVGFVLDKSFKSLQTRYSYDG is encoded by the coding sequence ATGGACAAGTCCAATCAACAATTAGGAATAGCGGCTTTGAAAGTCGTCACCTACAGAACAGGAAGGTTTTTATATTTCCTTCTGGGAATGTCATTCATGTTGATCATCTGGCACATCTCAAGCCTTTCGACAGACGGAGAGCTTCCTGGACCAACACAAACGTTCTCTGTATTTTATGACCTTGTAAGTCATCCTTTTTTTGACCATGGACCAAATGACAAAGGAATAGGAAACCAATTACTGAGCTCATTAGAGAGAGTTACCAAAGGATTTATAATAGGTTCTCTTATAGCAATTCCATTAGGACTTATTATGGGTTCAAGTACAATTGGAATGAATCTTCTCAATCCAATGGTACAGGTACTAAGACCTGTATCTCCTCTGGCCTGGTTCCCGATTGGACTTGTTGCATTTCAGTCTGCTCAGACATCAACAGTGTTCGTAATTATCATTACATCACTCTGGCCCACTTTGATTAATACAGCCTTTGGAGTATCAACAATTCCGCAGGATCATAAAAACGTCGCCAAAGCATTCGGATTTTCCAATTTCAAATATATTACCAAAGTATTACTTCCTTTTACACTTCCTCACATCATAACAGGATTAAGACTAAGTGTAGGTATTGCCTGGATGGTAATTGTAGCAGCAGAAATGCTTTCAGGGGGAGTTGGCATCGGATTCTTTGTGTGGGATAGCTGGAATGCATTAAGTCTTGAAAAAGTTTTTTCTGCAATATTAATAATAGGCCTTGTGGGCTTCGTTCTTGACAAAAGTTTTAAATCACTCCAAACCAGATACTCTTATGATGGCTAA
- a CDS encoding CmpA/NrtA family ABC transporter substrate-binding protein, whose amino-acid sequence MKKLLNKLGVALLLAIVLFTLPSVTNAPASEPKEKHSVIRLGFIPLTDCSPIVMAKEYGLFKKYGVEVEVSKEASWANVRDKILTGELDGAHCLFGMPFSVYTGIGGKAGSEMKIAMMLNVNGQAITLSKEFCGKVGFKQVNKISPAITEKAKNKEVIVAATFPGGTHDIWMRNWLAMAGVNQKSVKQITIPPPQMVANMKVGNMDAFCVGEPWNGVAVKQGVGFTQIATQDMWKDHPEKALVVNKKFSEERREELKKVMMAILEACKLLDKAGNRKQSAPIIGKASYVNAASDVIDNRLAGIYDLGCDQGQEVYKDYMFFHKDGFVNYPRKAYGIWFMAQYVRFGMLDEAPDYKAIADKLILQDLYKEVASEMKIPIPSDDMKPFSMTFDKTVFDPSNPEAYLKICKK is encoded by the coding sequence ATGAAAAAACTACTAAATAAACTAGGCGTAGCACTCCTTCTTGCTATAGTATTGTTCACACTCCCTTCAGTGACAAATGCCCCTGCTTCTGAGCCAAAAGAAAAACATTCTGTAATCAGATTAGGCTTTATCCCCCTTACAGACTGCTCTCCTATTGTTATGGCAAAAGAATACGGTCTATTTAAAAAATATGGAGTGGAAGTAGAAGTTTCAAAAGAAGCTTCTTGGGCAAATGTGAGAGATAAGATATTAACAGGAGAGCTGGATGGTGCACATTGTCTGTTTGGGATGCCCTTCTCTGTATATACCGGTATAGGAGGCAAAGCGGGGTCTGAAATGAAAATAGCCATGATGCTGAACGTAAACGGTCAGGCTATCACACTTTCTAAAGAATTCTGTGGAAAGGTTGGTTTCAAACAGGTAAACAAAATCAGCCCAGCTATTACAGAAAAGGCCAAAAATAAAGAAGTAATTGTAGCAGCTACCTTCCCTGGCGGAACACACGACATCTGGATGAGAAACTGGCTGGCAATGGCAGGAGTGAATCAAAAATCGGTTAAGCAGATAACCATCCCTCCTCCACAAATGGTGGCTAACATGAAAGTTGGCAATATGGATGCATTCTGTGTCGGTGAGCCGTGGAATGGAGTAGCAGTAAAGCAAGGTGTTGGATTCACTCAGATAGCAACTCAGGATATGTGGAAAGATCATCCTGAAAAAGCACTTGTTGTAAACAAAAAATTTTCCGAAGAGCGTCGTGAAGAATTGAAAAAAGTAATGATGGCAATTTTGGAAGCTTGTAAACTTCTTGACAAAGCCGGAAACAGAAAACAATCTGCGCCAATAATCGGAAAAGCAAGTTATGTAAACGCTGCTTCAGATGTTATAGACAACAGACTTGCAGGAATCTATGATTTGGGCTGCGATCAGGGCCAGGAAGTATATAAAGACTATATGTTTTTCCACAAAGATGGTTTTGTAAATTACCCGAGAAAAGCATATGGCATATGGTTTATGGCACAGTATGTTAGATTTGGAATGCTTGATGAAGCGCCTGACTATAAAGCAATAGCTGACAAGCTTATCCTCCAGGATCTTTATAAGGAAGTTGCTTCTGAGATGAAGATTCCAATACCTTCAGATGATATGAAACCCTTTTCAATGACCTTTGATAAAACAGTGTTTGACCCTTCTAATCCGGAAGCGTATTTAAAAATATGTAAAAAATAA
- a CDS encoding alginate export family protein, translated as MKKRFTHKALLLLILCLFALEKEGFSQLLINAQLRTRTEFRDGQGTLPLPHQTPSIFTSQRTRLNIGYGMDKLRLFTSIQDIRVWGQDASTISNIDGNKLFLHEAWGEIVFNDTTLFKSFKNVSLKLGRQELVYDDERLLGSLNWLQQGRRHDAAVLKFAKGTWSADIGGAFNQQRELKNTGNIYYGVPGTQIATDSTNVAAPAGTNFIGTMYKSMQFLYVSKEIGFSKATFLLFKDDFQKPIAGGKFAKGTYSRVTVGANIFGTLMRKHKIDGSFFYQGNKDKLGNKMDAYMASLSTLFAIDRKLSLGLGGDYLSGNNTTKSGEVNRRFDPLYGTPHKFWGYMDYFYVADAYGVQGNVTRNPGLIDLYLKSRYKLKDNLLLSLDIHEFYAGNKVADETTPGQTLDTRLGTEFDFIINYNFTKQIGIEAGYSLMLGTNTLDRLKRGGNQGAIAATANAPYINKRNNGNWAYLMITIRPDLLGQINDKLASLVKSVDGLRKDVDTLNQPK; from the coding sequence ATGAAAAAAAGATTTACACATAAAGCGCTTTTGCTTCTCATTTTATGCCTGTTTGCACTTGAGAAGGAAGGATTTTCTCAGTTACTTATTAATGCTCAATTAAGAACCCGTACAGAATTTCGGGACGGGCAGGGCACCTTACCACTTCCGCATCAGACGCCGTCTATTTTTACATCACAAAGAACTCGCCTGAACATTGGCTACGGAATGGATAAGTTAAGACTCTTTACTTCCATCCAGGATATAAGAGTTTGGGGACAAGACGCTTCTACAATCTCAAATATTGACGGAAATAAACTTTTCCTGCATGAAGCCTGGGGGGAAATTGTATTTAACGACACAACACTTTTTAAAAGCTTTAAAAACGTATCATTAAAGCTAGGCAGACAAGAGCTTGTTTATGACGACGAACGTTTATTAGGGAGCTTAAACTGGCTTCAGCAAGGCAGAAGACATGATGCAGCAGTATTAAAGTTTGCTAAAGGCACATGGTCTGCAGATATTGGAGGGGCATTTAACCAACAAAGGGAATTAAAAAATACAGGAAACATATACTATGGTGTACCGGGAACTCAGATTGCAACAGACAGCACAAACGTAGCTGCTCCTGCTGGTACCAACTTCATAGGTACTATGTATAAAAGCATGCAATTCTTGTATGTATCAAAAGAAATAGGCTTTTCAAAAGCAACGTTCCTCCTATTTAAAGATGATTTTCAAAAACCTATTGCAGGTGGAAAATTTGCGAAAGGCACTTATAGTCGTGTAACTGTAGGAGCTAATATATTCGGAACTCTGATGAGAAAACACAAAATAGATGGCTCATTCTTTTATCAGGGAAATAAAGACAAACTTGGAAATAAAATGGATGCTTATATGGCATCCCTATCCACCTTGTTTGCTATTGACAGAAAGTTAAGCTTAGGACTTGGTGGGGACTATCTTTCAGGCAATAACACTACCAAAAGCGGAGAAGTTAACCGCAGATTTGACCCGCTCTATGGCACACCTCATAAATTCTGGGGATACATGGACTATTTCTATGTTGCCGATGCATATGGGGTACAGGGCAATGTAACACGGAATCCTGGCTTAATAGATCTATATCTGAAAAGCAGATACAAACTAAAAGATAATTTACTTCTAAGTCTTGATATTCACGAATTCTATGCGGGGAACAAAGTAGCTGACGAAACCACACCAGGACAAACCCTTGACACTAGGTTAGGTACTGAGTTTGACTTTATAATAAACTACAACTTCACAAAACAAATCGGAATCGAGGCAGGCTATAGCCTTATGTTAGGCACAAATACCCTGGACAGATTAAAGAGAGGCGGAAACCAGGGCGCAATAGCAGCAACAGCAAACGCACCCTATATCAACAAAAGAAACAACGGCAACTGGGCATATCTGATGATTACCATAAGACCAGACTTATTAGGTCAAATCAATGACAAATTAGCATCACTTGTAAAATCAGTAGATGGACTTAGAAAAGATGTAGACACATTGAACCAACCGAAATAA
- a CDS encoding response regulator, with translation MIKVLLVDDHGIVRDGIKATLSSEKNIKIVGEASNGVEAIEQVKKLTPDVVVMDISMPEMNGIEATGIISDRYPNTKTLVLSMHDNEDYILKSIESGAFGYLLKDTGKEEFIKAITTIYKGDKYFSTPVSSIIAEGYLQKIKKGSAPDDDSDNFGLTKREKGILKMIINGNSNREIADSFTISIRTIETHRFNIMKKLKVKNAAELVKLALENNIV, from the coding sequence ATGATAAAAGTTTTATTAGTTGATGACCATGGCATTGTAAGAGACGGCATTAAAGCCACTCTAAGCAGTGAGAAAAATATAAAAATAGTCGGAGAAGCTTCAAACGGAGTTGAAGCAATTGAACAGGTAAAAAAACTAACACCAGATGTTGTAGTAATGGACATTTCAATGCCCGAAATGAATGGTATCGAAGCTACAGGTATAATTTCTGATCGTTATCCCAATACTAAAACTCTTGTCCTCTCCATGCACGACAATGAGGATTACATTTTAAAATCCATAGAATCAGGAGCCTTCGGGTATCTTTTAAAAGACACAGGAAAAGAAGAATTTATAAAAGCGATAACAACTATTTATAAAGGAGATAAATATTTTAGCACCCCTGTTTCAAGTATTATAGCAGAAGGATACTTACAAAAAATCAAAAAGGGATCTGCTCCTGATGACGATTCTGACAATTTTGGCCTGACAAAACGTGAAAAAGGTATTTTAAAAATGATAATCAATGGAAACAGCAATAGAGAAATTGCAGATAGCTTTACAATAAGCATCAGAACAATTGAAACTCACAGATTCAATATCATGAAAAAACTAAAGGTAAAAAATGCTGCAGAACTTGTAAAACTCGCTTTAGAAAACAATATAGTCTGA
- a CDS encoding sensor histidine kinase, translated as MKAKQEVLDEKTGHNLTRMYIFALTAVAFLTLTGQFLIQSSINSQISDSHVVNLAGKQRFKSQEIVKLCLILYAGLEHIEYKNKIKELKDLLEYWEKNHMGLRYGNKDLNLPGNNSSQIEEMYDAIDQNFYSVLNGALTIINVKENPTEANKIKTDAAIQRILSNERTFLNGMDEIVHQYDVEAQKKMALLRKIEHILLIITLIILIFEGLFIFRPSVLKIKLTIRELILSEEKASDLANKLIIANKSLERSIRDLKDIHFALDHASIVAKTDKYGIITYVNDKFSEISKYKREELLGNRFHMISGHYHSKQFFDRMWETISSGKLWNDEIKNKAKDGSYFWLDTTIVPVLSNDGSPSSYIAIYTDITQKFKQSINEQKIRTSSIIEGQEKERKKIARELHDGLGQKLTALKFNIEGLKGAASKNEKSRLTEIKNMLYETIVEVRRISFNLMPSVLSDFGIIPALKNLSEQVSKSSDIDVVFENKSNIQRLNKTVEINIYRIIQEALNNAIKYAEADEVIIFVSNSDTYLTICISDNGKGFNSSYLDSKVRSVSSGNGIVNIQERTSLINGEFRIETGIGKGTKIMIKVPIVNA; from the coding sequence GTGAAAGCCAAACAAGAGGTTCTTGATGAAAAAACGGGACACAATCTAACCCGAATGTATATTTTCGCCCTTACAGCGGTTGCATTTTTAACCCTTACCGGCCAATTTCTAATACAATCATCCATAAATAGCCAGATTTCAGACTCACATGTTGTAAACCTTGCAGGAAAGCAGCGTTTTAAAAGTCAGGAAATTGTCAAACTATGTCTTATTTTATATGCAGGTCTAGAACATATTGAATATAAAAACAAAATAAAGGAACTTAAAGACCTCTTAGAATACTGGGAGAAAAACCATATGGGACTTCGATACGGCAACAAGGACCTCAATCTACCGGGAAACAACAGCTCTCAAATCGAAGAAATGTATGATGCTATCGACCAGAATTTTTACAGTGTATTAAATGGAGCTCTCACCATAATCAATGTAAAGGAAAATCCTACAGAAGCCAATAAAATCAAAACAGATGCTGCCATTCAGAGAATACTGAGCAACGAAAGAACATTTTTGAACGGCATGGACGAAATTGTACATCAATATGATGTCGAAGCTCAAAAAAAAATGGCCCTTTTAAGAAAAATAGAACACATCTTACTTATTATCACTCTAATTATACTCATATTTGAAGGCTTATTCATATTCAGACCTTCAGTACTAAAAATAAAATTAACCATAAGAGAATTAATCCTCTCCGAAGAAAAAGCATCTGATCTTGCAAATAAACTCATCATTGCCAATAAATCTCTGGAAAGATCAATCCGAGACCTAAAAGACATTCATTTTGCCCTTGACCATGCATCAATTGTAGCAAAAACTGATAAATATGGTATCATTACGTATGTAAATGATAAATTTAGCGAAATTTCAAAATATAAGAGAGAAGAACTATTAGGAAACCGATTTCATATGATCAGTGGCCATTATCATTCTAAACAATTTTTTGACAGAATGTGGGAGACCATATCCAGCGGAAAATTATGGAATGACGAGATCAAGAACAAAGCCAAAGACGGAAGCTATTTCTGGCTGGACACTACTATTGTACCTGTTTTAAGCAATGACGGAAGCCCCTCAAGTTATATTGCCATATATACGGACATTACCCAGAAATTCAAACAAAGCATAAACGAACAAAAAATCAGGACATCTTCAATAATCGAGGGACAAGAGAAAGAACGAAAAAAAATAGCCAGAGAACTACACGATGGACTGGGTCAAAAGCTGACAGCATTAAAGTTCAATATAGAAGGCCTAAAAGGCGCAGCTTCCAAAAATGAGAAATCAAGGTTAACCGAAATTAAAAATATGCTTTATGAAACCATCGTCGAAGTCAGAAGAATCTCCTTCAACCTAATGCCCAGCGTTCTAAGTGACTTTGGCATAATACCTGCTCTGAAAAACCTCAGCGAACAAGTTTCCAAAAGCTCTGACATAGATGTGGTTTTCGAAAATAAATCCAATATTCAAAGATTAAATAAAACAGTAGAAATCAATATTTACAGAATTATACAGGAAGCATTAAACAATGCGATTAAATATGCTGAAGCAGATGAAGTAATAATTTTCGTATCAAATTCAGACACTTACCTCACCATTTGCATATCAGATAATGGAAAAGGCTTCAACTCTTCCTATCTTGACTCTAAAGTAAGATCTGTAAGCTCCGGAAATGGAATAGTAAACATCCAGGAAAGAACCAGCCTAATTAATGGCGAATTCAGAATTGAAACAGGAATTGGCAAAGGCACTAAAATAATGATAAAAGTACCTATAGTAAACGCTTAG
- the nirB gene encoding nitrite reductase large subunit NirB, whose translation MKKLNNLVIVGNGMVGYKMCEKLIEKKVQEEYNIIVFGGESRPAYDRVHLSEYFSGKSAEDLLMAPADWYNENGITLYLNDPVVKIDREKKEVISFKGMSVSYSKLVLATGSSCFIPSIPGIEKEGVIAYRTIEDLDDIKSYAAKSKKGVVIGGGLLGLEAAKALMDLGLETHVVEFAPRLMPRQLDEMGAIILKEKIESLNIIIHLNKNTQSIDGEGKVAKMVFADGSELETDMIVVSAGIKPRDELARESGLEVGPRGGIVVNDLLQTSDPDIYSIGESALYKGMIYGLVAPGYEMADVVANSLAGGSKTFAPYDMSTKLKLIGVDVASFGDPFCTEQEHQHIVFEDRTKGIYKRVNISTCGNYLLGGVLVGDAKDYNMLLQTYKNSIILPPTPEDLILGPRGGSESAGSGVLSLPDAALICSCENVTKGDICSAVTYNNLEDVAGIKKCTKAGTGCGGCVPMLNDLLTATLKASGKEVNKVLCEHFGYSRQEVLAIIKSTGIKTYDELLMKYGNGDGCEVCKPAVASMFASTWNEMILKQDTIQDTNDRYLANIQKGGTYSVVPRIPGGEITPEKLIAIGVIAKKYDLYCKITGGQRIDLFGARVDELPLIWEELIEVGFESGHAYGKSLRTVKSCVGSTWCRFGLHDSVTFAIEIEERYKGLRAPHKLKSAVSGCVRECAEAQGKDFGIIATDKGWNLYVCGNGGAKPQHAKLLASDIDKETCIKYIDRFLMFYIRTAEPLNRTSTWLNKLDGGMEFLKDVIVNDSLGLGEQLEKEMQYMVDTYKCEWKDVVEDPLKRKRFTHFVNSSIADPTIKFQAMRDQKKPVEWGA comes from the coding sequence ATGAAGAAGCTAAACAATCTTGTTATCGTCGGAAATGGAATGGTTGGATATAAAATGTGTGAAAAGCTCATTGAAAAGAAGGTGCAGGAAGAATACAATATAATTGTGTTCGGAGGAGAGTCAAGACCAGCTTATGATAGAGTACATCTTTCGGAATATTTTTCTGGTAAATCTGCAGAGGATCTTTTAATGGCTCCTGCAGACTGGTATAATGAAAATGGCATTACCCTATATTTAAATGACCCTGTTGTAAAAATTGACAGGGAGAAAAAAGAAGTAATTTCCTTTAAGGGTATGTCTGTTTCTTATTCTAAACTTGTGCTTGCAACAGGATCAAGCTGTTTCATTCCATCTATACCTGGTATTGAAAAAGAAGGAGTAATTGCTTACAGAACTATTGAAGATCTTGATGATATAAAATCTTATGCTGCTAAGTCTAAAAAAGGAGTAGTCATAGGTGGGGGACTTCTTGGGCTAGAGGCTGCCAAAGCATTGATGGATCTTGGACTTGAGACACACGTTGTGGAGTTTGCTCCAAGGCTTATGCCAAGGCAGCTGGACGAAATGGGTGCCATTATTCTTAAAGAGAAAATTGAATCTCTAAACATTATCATACATCTTAATAAGAATACTCAATCTATTGATGGAGAAGGAAAAGTTGCAAAGATGGTTTTTGCAGATGGAAGTGAGTTGGAGACTGATATGATTGTAGTTTCTGCTGGTATTAAACCTCGTGACGAACTTGCCAGAGAGTCTGGTTTGGAGGTAGGACCAAGAGGAGGTATTGTAGTAAATGACTTGCTTCAGACATCTGATCCTGATATTTATTCCATAGGTGAGTCTGCATTATATAAAGGTATGATTTATGGTTTGGTTGCTCCAGGTTACGAGATGGCGGATGTTGTAGCTAATTCACTTGCAGGTGGATCAAAAACCTTTGCTCCATATGATATGTCCACAAAGCTTAAGCTGATAGGGGTAGATGTAGCCAGCTTCGGAGATCCTTTCTGCACAGAGCAGGAACATCAGCATATTGTGTTTGAAGATAGGACGAAAGGAATCTACAAAAGAGTAAATATTTCAACCTGTGGTAACTATCTGCTTGGTGGGGTTCTTGTTGGTGATGCTAAGGATTACAATATGCTATTGCAGACTTATAAGAATTCTATAATATTACCTCCAACTCCTGAAGATCTTATTCTGGGACCCAGGGGAGGGTCGGAGTCTGCAGGTAGTGGGGTTCTGAGTCTTCCTGATGCTGCTTTAATCTGTTCCTGTGAAAATGTTACTAAAGGAGATATTTGTTCTGCTGTAACTTACAACAATCTTGAGGATGTTGCAGGTATAAAAAAATGTACCAAAGCCGGAACAGGTTGTGGTGGTTGCGTTCCTATGCTGAACGACCTGCTGACTGCTACACTCAAAGCTTCAGGAAAGGAAGTAAATAAAGTTTTATGTGAACATTTTGGTTACTCAAGGCAAGAGGTGTTGGCAATCATCAAATCAACAGGGATTAAAACTTATGATGAGTTGCTGATGAAGTATGGAAACGGGGATGGTTGTGAGGTTTGTAAGCCTGCTGTAGCCTCCATGTTTGCAAGTACTTGGAATGAAATGATCCTGAAGCAGGATACAATTCAGGATACTAATGACAGATATCTTGCAAATATTCAGAAAGGAGGAACTTATTCTGTAGTGCCAAGAATACCTGGTGGTGAGATCACTCCTGAAAAATTGATAGCTATCGGAGTCATAGCTAAGAAATATGATTTGTATTGTAAGATTACAGGTGGACAAAGAATTGACCTCTTTGGGGCACGTGTAGATGAATTACCTCTTATCTGGGAAGAGTTGATAGAAGTAGGTTTTGAAAGCGGCCATGCTTATGGAAAATCACTAAGGACAGTTAAAAGCTGCGTAGGTTCTACATGGTGCAGATTTGGTCTACATGATTCTGTAACATTTGCAATAGAAATAGAAGAACGTTATAAGGGGCTAAGAGCTCCTCATAAGTTAAAGAGTGCTGTTTCCGGCTGTGTACGTGAATGTGCAGAAGCACAGGGAAAAGACTTTGGTATCATTGCTACGGATAAGGGATGGAACTTATATGTGTGCGGTAATGGTGGAGCAAAACCTCAGCATGCGAAACTGCTGGCTTCCGATATTGATAAAGAAACTTGTATTAAATACATAGACAGGTTCCTTATGTTTTACATACGCACTGCTGAACCATTGAACAGGACATCAACTTGGTTAAATAAACTTGATGGTGGTATGGAATTTCTGAAAGATGTGATCGTGAATGATTCCCTTGGCCTTGGAGAGCAGTTGGAAAAGGAAATGCAGTATATGGTGGATACTTACAAATGCGAATGGAAAGATGTTGTGGAAGATCCTTTAAAGAGAAAGAGATTTACCCACTTTGTTAACTCTTCGATAGCTGATCCTACCATTAAATTCCAGGCTATGAGAGATCAGAAGAAGCCGGTAGAATGGGGGGCGTAG
- the nirD gene encoding nitrite reductase small subunit NirD, with translation MQATSVETTKWVMVAKEEDVPANGGACVIYKNEQIAIFNFKKRNEWYAAQNMCPHKKQMILSRGMIGDKECEPKVACPYHKKNFSLKTGENLNGEEYSIKTYPIKVEAGNVYIGGLE, from the coding sequence ATGCAAGCAACTTCAGTAGAAACTACAAAATGGGTAATGGTGGCGAAAGAGGAGGATGTTCCGGCAAATGGTGGGGCGTGCGTGATATATAAAAATGAGCAGATTGCTATATTTAATTTTAAAAAAAGAAATGAATGGTATGCAGCTCAGAATATGTGTCCGCACAAAAAACAAATGATCCTGTCAAGAGGAATGATTGGAGATAAAGAATGTGAGCCTAAAGTTGCATGTCCCTACCATAAGAAAAACTTCTCTCTAAAGACAGGGGAAAACCTTAATGGAGAAGAATACAGCATTAAAACATATCCTATTAAAGTTGAAGCCGGAAATGTGTATATTGGAGGTTTGGAATAA
- the moaCB gene encoding bifunctional molybdenum cofactor biosynthesis protein MoaC/MoaB encodes MRDITGKQISLRTAKGMGAVLCAKEIVELIKNDKLPKGNLFDVARAAAFLAAKNTQNLIPHCHPVSIDGLNISYKFIDELTEEDDPEGKLKDQSGVVIFAEGKSIGRTGIEMEVLTAVSIAALTIYDLLKPLGNKSIEISSVKLLDKTGGKSDRAKFSKRPHQAAILVCSDSTAAGTRKDSSGLKIKEMLELHNTEVVDYQIIPDEEEMIQKQIKDWVKQDIAFIFTTGGTGLGPRDHTVDAVQKIIERDAPGIAESMRVYGGMRTPLAMMSRSIAGSIGGTMIVTLPGSTNGVKESLEAILPAVFHAKSMLRGGAH; translated from the coding sequence ATGAGAGATATAACAGGAAAGCAAATTTCCCTTAGAACAGCCAAAGGTATGGGAGCTGTTCTTTGTGCCAAGGAGATTGTTGAACTGATTAAAAATGATAAACTACCGAAAGGAAATCTTTTTGATGTCGCCAGAGCTGCCGCTTTTCTTGCAGCAAAAAATACCCAGAACCTGATTCCGCATTGTCACCCTGTTTCCATTGATGGGCTAAATATATCCTACAAGTTTATTGATGAACTCACTGAAGAAGATGATCCTGAAGGAAAACTTAAGGATCAGTCGGGTGTGGTTATCTTTGCCGAAGGTAAATCTATCGGAAGAACTGGTATAGAAATGGAAGTACTGACTGCTGTATCAATAGCTGCACTTACTATTTATGACTTGTTAAAGCCATTGGGTAATAAAAGCATAGAAATATCTTCTGTAAAACTCCTTGATAAAACCGGCGGTAAGTCAGACAGGGCTAAGTTTTCTAAAAGACCACATCAGGCTGCCATACTGGTATGCTCAGATTCCACCGCCGCAGGTACAAGAAAAGACAGCTCAGGATTAAAAATTAAAGAAATGCTGGAGCTGCATAATACAGAAGTTGTAGATTATCAGATTATTCCTGATGAAGAGGAGATGATTCAAAAGCAGATCAAAGATTGGGTAAAGCAGGATATCGCCTTTATATTTACTACAGGTGGAACCGGCCTCGGACCAAGGGATCATACAGTGGATGCTGTGCAGAAAATCATTGAAAGAGACGCTCCCGGTATAGCTGAGTCTATGCGCGTATATGGAGGTATGAGAACCCCTTTGGCAATGATGTCCAGATCTATTGCAGGTTCAATCGGAGGTACAATGATCGTTACTTTGCCAGGAAGTACTAATGGAGTGAAGGAATCTCTGGAAGCTATATTACCTGCTGTTTTTCATGCCAAAAGTATGCTTCGCGGAGGCGCACACTAA